From a single Nostoc sp. MS1 genomic region:
- a CDS encoding NAD(P)H-quinone oxidoreductase subunit J: MADEELKPVPAAEKAIVPSGQVSQWLSENGFAHESLEADKNGVEIIKVEADFLLPIATALYAYGFNYLQFQGGIDLGPGQDLVSVYHLIKVGDNADKPQEVRVKVFLPRENPVVPSVYWIWKTADWQERESYDMLGIIYEGHPNLKRILMPEDWVGWPLRKDYISPDFYELQDAY, from the coding sequence GTGGCTGATGAAGAATTAAAACCAGTACCAGCAGCAGAAAAGGCTATAGTGCCATCTGGGCAGGTTTCTCAGTGGCTGTCAGAAAATGGTTTTGCCCATGAGTCTTTGGAAGCTGACAAAAACGGTGTAGAGATAATTAAAGTAGAAGCAGATTTTTTGCTTCCTATCGCTACAGCTTTGTATGCTTACGGGTTTAACTATCTCCAGTTTCAAGGCGGTATCGACCTCGGCCCCGGACAGGATTTGGTGAGCGTGTATCACCTAATTAAAGTCGGTGATAATGCTGATAAACCACAAGAAGTGCGGGTGAAGGTGTTCTTACCACGGGAGAATCCTGTAGTGCCTTCAGTCTACTGGATTTGGAAAACCGCAGACTGGCAAGAACGCGAATCTTACGATATGCTCGGCATCATCTACGAAGGACACCCCAACTTGAAGCGTATCTTAATGCCAGAGGATTGGGTAGGTTGGCCTTTACGTAAGGATTACATCTCACCTGATTTCTACGAGTTGCAGGACGCTTATTAG
- a CDS encoding ATP-binding protein, with the protein MSQELLKSFQEAYSNLELFPLMQEKEMAQFRVDYGDDLIADLIQLVEDSPNGDGKIIFTGHRGCGKSSLLAEFSRQIQEKYFVVLFSIADTIEMSAVNHVNILFAIALNLMYEAEARKVAIPKSTKEQIYGWFATRTRTEERNFQAEAELGFDLLSLLKTKLKADATVRDEIKQEFERKISDLVARINEIAALVKSATQKEILVIIDDLDKLDLGRVNDIYRDNIKALFQPNFQIIYTIPIAVLRETFISTIITTETNDQIVVMPVLKIFEKGKNRLPDSHPRIEAQNLLCEILQKRIASDLLEKSTAEKLVVQSGGVLRELIRIANECCRICLRLIRRKPGDKVVIDDSILEQAINKIRNDFSIRLGKADFEILQSTYENFMPDDPKQPEFLDLLHGLYVLEYRNDETWYDVHPILVETLRRRGLINNE; encoded by the coding sequence ATGTCTCAGGAATTATTAAAATCTTTTCAGGAAGCTTATAGTAACCTCGAATTGTTTCCATTAATGCAAGAAAAAGAAATGGCGCAGTTTCGAGTAGATTATGGAGATGATTTAATAGCGGATTTAATTCAATTAGTCGAAGACAGCCCGAATGGTGACGGGAAGATTATATTTACCGGGCATCGGGGATGTGGGAAGTCTTCTTTGTTGGCTGAGTTTAGTAGACAAATTCAGGAAAAGTATTTTGTAGTTTTATTTTCTATTGCTGACACTATTGAAATGTCGGCTGTTAATCATGTGAATATTCTCTTTGCGATCGCTCTTAATTTAATGTACGAAGCAGAGGCACGCAAGGTAGCAATTCCTAAAAGTACAAAAGAACAAATTTATGGGTGGTTTGCAACTCGCACTCGTACTGAAGAACGTAATTTTCAGGCTGAGGCTGAGTTGGGATTTGATTTGCTTAGTTTGCTAAAAACTAAATTAAAAGCTGATGCGACAGTTAGAGATGAAATTAAGCAAGAATTTGAACGCAAGATATCAGATTTAGTTGCCCGGATTAATGAAATTGCTGCATTGGTTAAATCTGCAACTCAAAAAGAAATTTTAGTTATTATTGATGATTTAGATAAATTAGACTTGGGCAGAGTTAACGATATTTATCGAGATAATATTAAAGCTCTTTTTCAACCTAATTTTCAGATTATTTATACTATTCCTATTGCCGTACTTCGGGAAACTTTTATCAGCACAATTATTACTACAGAAACCAATGACCAAATTGTAGTAATGCCAGTTCTCAAGATTTTTGAGAAGGGTAAAAATCGTCTACCTGATTCGCATCCTCGGATTGAAGCACAAAACCTGCTTTGTGAAATATTACAAAAACGAATTGCCAGCGATTTGCTAGAAAAGTCAACAGCAGAGAAACTTGTTGTTCAAAGTGGCGGTGTATTGAGAGAGTTAATTAGAATAGCTAATGAGTGTTGCCGGATTTGTTTACGACTTATTAGACGCAAGCCAGGTGATAAAGTTGTAATTGATGACAGTATTTTAGAACAAGCAATTAATAAAATTCGCAATGATTTCTCTATTCGTTTAGGAAAAGCTGATTTTGAAATCTTGCAAAGCACTTATGAGAATTTTATGCCGGATGATCCAAAGCAACCGGAGTTTTTAGATTTACTGCATGGGTTGTATGTTTTGGAATATCGGAATGATGAAACTTGGTATGATGTTCACCCCATTCTTGTTGAAACTCTGAGACGCAGGGGGTTGATTAATAATGAATGA
- a CDS encoding tetratricopeptide repeat protein codes for MNEDLLVDEENRDAYDDLIVSIEAKAHRLNLLIAVCDDASYRDEIIAQYEAELEPEIPCYRVKLARGEPSLTAAISQLVSNEEYLRQHHPAVITVTGAEQLYFLKLENERSEQEIFFGYLQWTREALREFPFAIVLWVTNQILGDLMKKAPDFWSWRNGVFRFVSRRKNTISGRELEPIRFAFNGNEFSSFDDDNDYLLPIEDLQRFIRDIEQRGIKDATLATLYFTLGDIYRKRLNRGECQDYKQEQELGIEYLSKAVELQQQLGLEKDLATSLNNLAGLYYSQGRYDQAEPLYLQALELTKRLLGDNHSSVATSFNNLAGLYYSQGRYDQAEPLYLQALELTKRLLGDNHPDVARSLNNLAGLYQSQGRYDQAETLYLQALELYKRLLGDNHPSVAQSLNNLAALYKSQGRYDQAEPLYLQALELYKRLLGDNHPDVATSLNNLAALYKSQGHYDQAEPLYLQALELRKRLLGDNHPSVATSLNNLAGLYKSQGRYDQAEPLYLQALDILEQQLGVDHPNTVTVRKNLAILRDSLNSQQ; via the coding sequence ATGAATGAAGATTTATTAGTAGATGAAGAAAATCGAGATGCTTATGATGATTTGATTGTTTCCATTGAAGCTAAAGCACATCGATTAAATTTGCTAATTGCCGTTTGTGATGATGCTAGTTATCGTGATGAGATTATTGCTCAGTATGAAGCAGAATTAGAGCCAGAAATACCTTGCTATCGCGTAAAATTAGCAAGGGGTGAGCCGAGTTTGACGGCTGCTATTTCTCAATTGGTATCAAATGAAGAGTATTTGCGTCAACATCATCCAGCAGTAATTACTGTGACTGGTGCAGAACAGCTTTATTTTCTCAAGCTGGAGAATGAGCGTTCAGAACAAGAGATTTTTTTCGGTTACTTACAGTGGACTAGGGAAGCGTTAAGGGAATTTCCTTTTGCTATAGTTCTCTGGGTGACTAATCAGATATTAGGTGATTTGATGAAGAAAGCACCTGATTTTTGGAGTTGGCGCAATGGTGTCTTTCGGTTTGTATCTAGAAGAAAAAACACTATTTCTGGTAGAGAATTAGAGCCGATTCGCTTTGCTTTCAATGGTAATGAGTTTTCAAGCTTTGATGATGATAATGATTATTTATTACCCATAGAAGATTTGCAAAGATTTATTCGAGATATTGAACAGCGAGGAATTAAAGATGCGACTTTAGCGACTTTGTACTTTACCTTAGGGGATATTTATAGAAAAAGACTCAATCGTGGTGAGTGTCAGGATTATAAACAAGAGCAGGAATTAGGAATTGAGTATTTAAGTAAGGCTGTGGAACTGCAACAACAGTTAGGTTTAGAGAAAGATTTAGCTACCAGCCTCAACAACTTGGCTGGACTCTACTATTCCCAAGGACGCTACGACCAAGCTGAACCTTTGTATCTCCAAGCTTTAGAACTGACAAAACGCCTGCTGGGAGACAATCATTCCTCAGTCGCCACCAGCTTCAACAACTTGGCTGGACTCTACTATTCCCAAGGACGCTACGACCAAGCTGAACCTTTGTATCTCCAAGCTTTAGAACTGACAAAACGCCTGCTGGGAGACAATCATCCCGATGTCGCCCGAAGCCTCAACAACTTGGCTGGACTCTACCAATCCCAAGGACGCTACGACCAAGCTGAAACTTTGTATCTCCAAGCTTTAGAACTCTATAAACGCCTGCTGGGAGACAATCATCCCTCAGTCGCCCAAAGCCTCAATAACTTGGCTGCACTCTACAAATCCCAAGGACGCTACGACCAAGCTGAACCTTTGTATCTTCAAGCTTTAGAACTCTATAAACGCCTGCTGGGAGACAATCATCCCGATGTCGCCACCAGCCTCAACAACTTGGCTGCACTCTACAAATCCCAAGGACACTATGACCAAGCTGAACCTTTGTATCTCCAAGCTTTAGAACTGAGAAAACGCCTACTGGGAGACAATCATCCCTCAGTCGCCACCAGCCTCAACAACTTGGCTGGACTCTACAAATCCCAAGGACGCTACGACCAAGCTGAACCTTTGTATCTCCAAGCTTTGGATATTTTAGAGCAACAGTTAGGAGTAGATCATCCAAATACTGTGACTGTGCGTAAAAATTTAGCAATTTTACGCGATTCTCTCAACTCACAACAGTAA
- a CDS encoding type II toxin-antitoxin system VapB family antitoxin — MKEDFIINEKLIEEAINVTGLQNKQDVIELGLKTLIKLKQQEKIKNYRGKLKWESNLEEIRTR, encoded by the coding sequence ATGAAAGAGGATTTCATTATTAATGAAAAGCTGATAGAAGAAGCAATAAATGTAACAGGACTTCAGAATAAACAAGACGTAATTGAACTTGGGCTGAAGACATTGATTAAATTAAAGCAACAAGAAAAAATTAAGAATTATAGAGGCAAACTCAAATGGGAAAGCAATCTTGAAGAGATAAGAACGAGATAA
- the nadA gene encoding quinolinate synthase NadA translates to MFTTAFAQREQTQPGGLPLDLFAAIESLKKELNAVILAHYYQEPDIQDIADFIGDSLQLARAAEKTNADVIVFAGVHFMAETAKILNPDKLVLLPDVTAGCSLADSCPPDEFAAFKAAHPNHLVVSYINCTAEIKAMSDIICTSSNAVKIVQQIPKEQPIIFAPDKNLGRYVMEQTGREMVLWQGSCMVHETFSEKKIVQLKVAHPQAEAIAHPECESSVLRHASFIGSTAALLKYCQTSPSQEFIVATEPGIIHQMQKLAPHKQFIPAPPINNCACNECPFMRLNTLEKLYWAMKNRTPEIIMPEHIRIAALRPIQRMLEMSN, encoded by the coding sequence GTGTTTACCACTGCTTTTGCTCAACGGGAACAGACTCAACCGGGTGGACTACCACTAGATTTATTTGCCGCTATTGAAAGTTTGAAAAAAGAACTCAACGCGGTTATTTTGGCGCATTATTATCAAGAACCAGATATTCAAGATATTGCAGACTTTATCGGCGACTCATTACAACTAGCTAGAGCCGCAGAAAAGACTAATGCAGATGTGATTGTCTTTGCTGGTGTTCACTTTATGGCGGAGACGGCGAAGATTCTCAACCCCGATAAATTAGTGCTGTTACCTGATGTAACGGCTGGTTGTTCCCTAGCAGATAGCTGTCCACCAGATGAATTTGCCGCCTTTAAAGCTGCACATCCCAATCATTTAGTAGTGTCTTATATTAACTGTACGGCCGAAATCAAGGCGATGAGCGATATTATCTGCACCAGTTCCAACGCTGTGAAGATTGTGCAGCAAATCCCCAAAGAACAGCCGATTATATTTGCTCCTGACAAAAATTTGGGACGCTACGTCATGGAACAGACGGGACGGGAAATGGTGCTGTGGCAAGGTAGCTGCATGGTGCATGAAACCTTCTCCGAGAAGAAGATTGTACAACTAAAAGTTGCCCATCCCCAAGCAGAGGCGATCGCTCACCCAGAATGTGAAAGTAGCGTCTTGCGTCACGCTAGTTTTATCGGCTCGACAGCAGCTTTACTCAAATATTGCCAAACCAGCCCCAGCCAAGAGTTTATCGTTGCTACCGAGCCAGGCATTATTCACCAAATGCAAAAACTCGCACCGCACAAGCAATTCATCCCTGCGCCACCAATCAATAACTGCGCTTGTAACGAATGTCCATTTATGCGGTTAAATACCCTAGAAAAACTCTACTGGGCAATGAAAAACCGTACTCCTGAAATTATCATGCCAGAACACATCCGCATCGCCGCTCTGCGACCAATTCAACGGATGTTAGAAATGAGTAATTAG
- a CDS encoding TIGR04168 family protein, which produces MTSQKSQSKILKIAVVGDIHDQWEVEDGIALKHLGVDLVLFVGDFGNESVEVVRAIASVNIPKAAIMGNHDAWYSATEWGRKKCPYDRTKENWVQEQLDLLGSAHVGYSKLDFPQWNLTVVGGRPFTWGGHEWRFADICKQRYGVADLEESAQRIFASVKSAACDTIIFLGHNGPSGLGDRPEDPCGKDWHPIGGDFGDPDLAEAISLAITTGKQIALVTFGHMHHTLRYTKTELRKPIFRSPEGIFYLNAASVPRIIEGENGKLRNFSLVSIEAGEVTQASLVWVGEDFQVAKEEVLFERSASVS; this is translated from the coding sequence ATGACCAGTCAAAAATCTCAATCAAAAATACTGAAAATTGCTGTAGTTGGAGATATCCACGACCAGTGGGAAGTAGAAGATGGTATTGCACTCAAGCATCTGGGTGTTGATTTAGTCCTATTTGTAGGGGATTTTGGGAATGAGTCGGTGGAAGTGGTAAGAGCGATCGCTTCAGTGAATATTCCCAAAGCCGCAATTATGGGCAACCATGATGCTTGGTACTCGGCTACAGAATGGGGACGAAAAAAATGTCCCTATGATCGCACCAAGGAAAACTGGGTACAGGAACAATTAGATTTACTAGGTTCAGCCCATGTGGGTTACAGTAAGTTAGATTTTCCCCAATGGAATCTGACAGTAGTGGGTGGTCGTCCTTTTACCTGGGGTGGTCATGAATGGCGATTTGCTGACATCTGTAAACAGCGTTACGGTGTAGCAGATTTGGAAGAATCAGCACAAAGAATATTTGCATCGGTGAAAAGTGCAGCCTGTGATACGATTATCTTTCTTGGTCATAACGGGCCGAGTGGATTAGGCGATCGCCCAGAAGACCCCTGCGGTAAAGATTGGCATCCCATAGGCGGCGACTTTGGCGACCCAGATTTAGCCGAGGCAATTTCTCTGGCGATAACGACTGGTAAACAGATAGCCTTGGTGACTTTTGGTCATATGCACCATACTTTACGGTACACCAAAACAGAATTGAGAAAACCCATCTTTAGAAGCCCAGAGGGGATATTTTACCTTAACGCCGCCAGTGTGCCAAGGATTATAGAAGGTGAAAACGGCAAACTGCGGAACTTTTCGCTAGTTTCCATAGAGGCGGGTGAGGTGACACAAGCTTCTTTAGTTTGGGTAGGCGAAGATTTTCAGGTTGCAAAAGAGGAGGTGTTATTTGAGCGATCGGCTAGTGTATCGTAA
- a CDS encoding HNH endonuclease signature motif containing protein: MVKESRFLRSKRLRASLWYAADGKCQLCGCDMPSDWHADHIVRWAETYRTNVHEMQALCPQCHYIKTAQENRNMTTAKQLDLFSQTSHQQLNLRKHQAEFLEICKLIKAGQPIKKILMLVQYLSQFTRVQRL; this comes from the coding sequence ATGGTAAAAGAGAGTCGTTTCCTCCGGTCGAAACGACTACGCGCCAGCCTCTGGTATGCGGCTGATGGAAAGTGTCAACTGTGCGGGTGCGATATGCCTTCTGATTGGCATGCAGATCATATTGTTCGGTGGGCTGAAACTTACCGAACTAATGTTCATGAAATGCAGGCATTATGCCCTCAATGCCATTACATAAAAACCGCACAAGAGAATAGAAACATGACAACGGCCAAGCAACTGGACTTATTTTCGCAAACTTCCCATCAGCAGTTGAACCTAAGAAAGCACCAAGCCGAGTTTTTAGAGATATGTAAACTTATTAAGGCAGGGCAACCTATTAAAAAAATACTCATGTTAGTTCAATACCTTAGCCAATTTACGAGGGTTCAACGCCTGTAG
- a CDS encoding transposase, producing MPDILSLLQCLLPQINATTMRQLNQIILAMLAMSGRVTMLGISRWTGSGGSYRTMLRFFHTVIPWATLFWLFFHKHLFRPNEIYLLAGDEVVISKSGKQTYGLDRFFSSLAGKPISGLSFFTLSLVSVEQRHSFPIQIEQVIKSDIEKSSSSPTKEIKPQEKRGRGRPKGSKNKNKTQVVLTSELLRIQKMIKSLFKLLAKFIPLTYLVLDGHFGNNNALQMARQVNLHIISKLRSDSALYIPYQHPDPNSRSRRKYGDKIDYNNIPKKYLCQSTVDDDIQTDVYQVTLLHKEFAQSLNVVILVKTNLKTHARSHVILFSSDLKLSSEKIIDYYKLRFQIEFNFRDAKQFWGLEDFMNLSQTAVTNAANLAFFMVNLSHHLLADFRLLNPDSGILDLKAHYRGFRYVREILKMLPEIPEPILLTQIFAKLTSLGRIHNVSTGVEPS from the coding sequence ATGCCCGATATCTTATCACTCCTGCAATGCCTCCTGCCGCAGATAAACGCTACGACGATGCGGCAATTGAACCAGATAATCCTGGCCATGTTAGCAATGAGTGGCCGAGTGACGATGTTGGGAATTTCTCGTTGGACAGGTAGTGGTGGCAGTTATCGAACGATGTTGAGATTCTTTCATACGGTAATACCTTGGGCGACATTGTTTTGGTTATTCTTTCACAAGCATTTATTTCGTCCGAATGAGATATATTTGCTAGCGGGAGATGAAGTTGTGATAAGTAAATCAGGAAAACAAACTTATGGACTGGATAGATTTTTTTCTAGCCTGGCTGGTAAACCCATATCAGGGCTATCTTTTTTTACATTATCATTAGTCAGTGTTGAGCAAAGGCACTCGTTTCCGATTCAGATAGAACAGGTGATAAAGAGCGATATAGAAAAAAGTAGCTCGTCACCAACCAAAGAAATAAAACCGCAAGAAAAACGTGGGCGTGGGCGACCAAAGGGAAGTAAAAACAAGAATAAAACCCAGGTAGTTCTCACATCTGAATTACTCAGAATTCAGAAGATGATTAAGTCGCTATTTAAGTTATTAGCTAAATTTATTCCCCTTACTTACTTAGTATTGGATGGACACTTTGGGAATAATAATGCCTTGCAGATGGCTCGTCAAGTTAACTTGCATATAATTTCTAAGCTTCGCTCTGATTCAGCATTATATATACCTTATCAACACCCTGACCCCAATAGTCGCTCTCGTCGTAAATACGGAGACAAAATTGACTACAACAACATACCTAAGAAGTATTTATGTCAAAGTACCGTTGATGATGATATCCAAACTGACGTTTATCAAGTTACATTACTTCACAAAGAATTTGCCCAATCTCTAAATGTAGTTATTCTCGTCAAAACCAATCTTAAAACTCATGCTCGTAGTCATGTAATTCTATTTTCTAGTGATCTAAAATTGTCATCTGAAAAAATAATTGACTACTACAAGCTACGCTTTCAGATCGAATTCAATTTTCGAGATGCCAAGCAATTTTGGGGATTGGAAGATTTTATGAACTTAAGTCAAACTGCTGTAACTAATGCTGCTAATCTAGCATTCTTTATGGTCAACTTATCCCATCATCTTCTCGCGGATTTTCGTCTCCTTAATCCCGACTCCGGCATCCTTGACCTTAAGGCTCACTATCGTGGTTTTCGATATGTCCGTGAAATTTTAAAAATGCTTCCCGAAATACCTGAGCCTATTTTATTAACTCAGATTTTTGCCAAACTTACTTCTTTGGGACGTATTCATAACGTTTCTACAGGCGTTGAACCCTCGTAA
- a CDS encoding DEAD/DEAH box helicase, protein MAKVLLVTPGGGKSLIPVIAAAQLIPNKPFQGGFHGTIADAICWIVPRRNLQRQGEENFDDVFFKQHLAHQHRVMANNNEPNPCKGMSGYVATYQAIAANPDLHAHEFRRKRYILVLDEFHHVEEGGIWHRVLQPLVDEAVLLILVTGTHVRGDRKQIAFMPYKQTSAGILPNLSSNEHTTVLQYTRSQALREGAIVPLHFEWGDGEAEWIDETGQKCSVDSLAEAGDYRSIALQTALSTGYARQLLKNCVENWQLYKKINNPRSKLLVLAPSISTANQYLDWLKELGISTAVKATSEESKEAQSAIKRFKKDYKLNDLKAVDVLVTVAMAYEGLDVPAITHVACLTNIRSEPWLEQSWARAARVDRKAGELKKLGLIYIPDDQLARQCVERIITEQEVVLKEKEQKERKSSDASNGSNEENSNLQRNNSIIPLNSNLTRLSASDLSTGESVDYFETEIIQSAAQKFGISSSTINLKHFIETYNLRLINKDLENADFTPEESLTGSEELNIMRKKIEDYVRSYARKSGKSPKFFNGEIVGYFGKTRQSMEVEELRKVWAWLQRKYPITH, encoded by the coding sequence TTGGCTAAGGTATTGTTAGTTACACCAGGAGGTGGTAAAAGCTTAATTCCAGTAATTGCTGCGGCGCAACTAATTCCGAATAAACCTTTTCAGGGAGGTTTTCATGGAACTATTGCTGATGCAATATGTTGGATAGTTCCAAGACGAAATTTACAAAGGCAAGGAGAAGAAAATTTTGATGATGTGTTTTTTAAACAACACTTAGCTCATCAACACAGAGTGATGGCTAATAATAACGAACCTAACCCATGCAAAGGAATGTCAGGGTATGTAGCTACCTACCAAGCAATAGCAGCTAACCCCGACCTTCATGCTCATGAGTTTCGGCGCAAGCGCTACATTCTGGTATTGGATGAGTTTCATCATGTTGAAGAGGGAGGAATTTGGCATCGAGTCTTACAACCATTAGTAGATGAAGCTGTTTTACTAATTCTTGTAACAGGAACCCATGTGCGCGGAGATCGTAAGCAGATTGCCTTTATGCCTTATAAACAAACTTCTGCTGGTATTCTTCCTAATCTTTCTAGCAATGAACATACAACCGTCCTTCAGTATACACGTAGCCAAGCTCTTAGAGAAGGAGCTATAGTTCCTCTTCATTTTGAGTGGGGAGATGGAGAGGCTGAGTGGATTGATGAAACAGGACAGAAATGTTCAGTAGATAGTCTTGCAGAAGCTGGAGATTATAGAAGTATAGCACTTCAAACAGCCCTTAGTACAGGATATGCTCGTCAGCTATTAAAAAACTGTGTTGAAAATTGGCAACTATATAAAAAAATAAACAACCCCCGTTCTAAGTTACTTGTACTTGCACCATCAATTTCAACAGCTAACCAATATCTTGACTGGTTGAAAGAGCTAGGAATTAGCACGGCTGTAAAAGCAACAAGTGAAGAATCGAAAGAAGCGCAATCTGCAATTAAGCGATTCAAGAAAGATTACAAACTCAACGATTTAAAAGCAGTTGATGTTTTAGTAACTGTGGCAATGGCATATGAAGGACTTGATGTTCCAGCAATTACCCACGTTGCTTGCTTAACTAATATTAGAAGTGAACCTTGGTTAGAACAGTCATGGGCAAGAGCCGCTAGAGTTGATAGAAAAGCAGGAGAACTAAAGAAATTAGGATTAATTTATATTCCCGATGATCAGTTAGCTCGTCAGTGTGTTGAACGAATTATTACAGAACAAGAGGTTGTTTTAAAAGAAAAGGAGCAAAAGGAAAGAAAAAGTTCTGATGCTAGTAATGGTAGTAATGAAGAGAATAGCAATTTACAACGTAATAATTCTATTATTCCGTTAAATTCAAACTTGACACGGTTAAGTGCATCTGATTTAAGTACTGGAGAATCTGTTGATTATTTCGAGACAGAAATAATTCAATCAGCTGCACAGAAATTTGGAATTAGTAGCAGCACAATTAATTTAAAACATTTTATAGAAACTTACAATTTACGACTCATTAATAAAGATTTAGAAAATGCAGATTTCACTCCAGAAGAGTCTTTAACTGGTAGTGAAGAATTAAATATTATGCGTAAAAAGATTGAGGATTATGTACGCAGTTACGCGAGAAAAAGTGGGAAAAGTCCAAAATTTTTTAATGGAGAAATCGTCGGATATTTTGGTAAAACTCGCCAATCAATGGAAGTAGAAGAATTGAGGAAAGTGTGGGCATGGCTACAAAGGAAATATCCAATAACACATTAA
- the mnmE gene encoding tRNA uridine-5-carboxymethylaminomethyl(34) synthesis GTPase MnmE translates to MTELLAITGTIAAIATAIVPQQGSVGIVRVSGSQAIAIAQTLFSAPGKQVWESHRILYGYIRHPQTRQVVDEALLLIMKAPRSYTREDVVEFHCHGGIMAVQHVLQLCLESGARLAQPGEFTLRAFLNGRLDLTQAESIADLVGARSPQAAQTALAGLQGKLAHPIRQLRANCLDILAEIEARIDFEEDLPPLDDKAIISDIENIAAEISQLLATKDKGELLRTGLKVAIVGRPNVGKSSLLNAWSQSDRAIVTDLPGTTRDVVESQLVVGGIPVQVLDTAGIRETSDQVEKIGVERSRQAANTADLVLFTIDAATAWTTGDQEIYEQVKHRPLILVMNKIDLVDKQLISALEYPPNINQIVHTAAAQKQGVDALETAILEIVQAGKVQAADMDLAINQRQAAALTQAKISLEQVKATITQQLPLDFWTIDLRGAIHALGEITGEEVTESVLDRIFSRFCIGK, encoded by the coding sequence ATGACTGAACTATTAGCTATTACTGGAACTATTGCGGCGATCGCAACTGCTATTGTCCCTCAACAAGGTAGTGTGGGTATTGTGCGGGTGTCTGGTTCTCAGGCAATAGCGATCGCACAAACTTTGTTTTCTGCTCCTGGTAAGCAAGTTTGGGAAAGTCACCGCATTCTCTACGGTTACATTCGCCATCCCCAAACCCGTCAAGTTGTTGATGAGGCGTTGTTGCTCATCATGAAAGCACCCCGTTCCTACACCCGCGAAGATGTGGTAGAGTTCCATTGCCACGGCGGGATTATGGCGGTGCAGCATGTATTGCAACTATGTCTGGAAAGCGGTGCTAGACTAGCTCAACCGGGGGAATTTACCCTCAGAGCATTTTTGAATGGCAGACTAGATTTAACCCAAGCTGAGAGTATTGCTGATTTGGTGGGAGCGCGATCGCCCCAAGCTGCACAAACGGCTTTAGCTGGCTTACAAGGTAAATTAGCTCATCCCATCCGCCAGTTACGCGCTAACTGTTTGGATATTCTCGCGGAAATTGAGGCGAGAATCGATTTTGAGGAAGATTTACCACCTTTGGATGATAAAGCCATCATATCAGATATAGAGAACATCGCCGCAGAAATTTCTCAGTTATTAGCAACTAAAGATAAAGGTGAACTGTTGCGGACTGGGTTAAAAGTGGCTATTGTCGGTCGTCCGAATGTGGGAAAATCCAGCTTGTTGAATGCTTGGAGCCAGAGCGATCGCGCCATTGTCACCGACTTACCCGGCACAACCCGCGACGTTGTAGAATCCCAGTTAGTCGTGGGTGGTATTCCGGTACAGGTGCTAGATACAGCAGGGATTAGGGAAACCAGCGACCAAGTAGAAAAGATAGGCGTAGAGCGATCGCGTCAAGCCGCCAACACCGCCGATTTAGTCTTGTTCACCATCGACGCAGCCACAGCTTGGACGACTGGCGACCAAGAAATTTATGAACAGGTAAAACACCGTCCGTTAATTCTCGTGATGAATAAGATTGATTTAGTAGATAAACAATTGATTTCAGCCTTAGAATATCCGCCAAATATTAATCAAATTGTTCACACAGCCGCAGCCCAAAAACAAGGTGTTGATGCGTTAGAAACGGCAATTTTAGAAATAGTTCAAGCTGGAAAAGTCCAAGCTGCTGATATGGATTTAGCCATTAATCAAAGACAAGCCGCAGCCTTGACTCAAGCGAAAATTTCTCTAGAACAAGTGAAAGCCACAATTACCCAGCAGCTACCCCTGGATTTTTGGACAATTGATTTACGCGGTGCAATTCATGCGCTGGGAGAAATCACAGGGGAAGAGGTAACAGAGTCAGTGCTTGATAGAATTTTTAGTAGGTTCTGTATAGGAAAGTAG